One Brassica napus cultivar Da-Ae chromosome C4, Da-Ae, whole genome shotgun sequence genomic region harbors:
- the LOC106446655 gene encoding B3 domain-containing protein REM14 translates to MVNKRFFKPLLPGFHSHLTIPVAFFVKYIEGKNEHHTTKLRSDASKITWEVKIEDGQKLTDGWKEFALAHDLRIGDILIFKQEKDMAFHVTLLGPSGCEIQYESCSEEENNFGNIPKKKNSKREAESSSLDPSCFLANIWPSSLRYDSLNLPRSFVRANGLETRCGREIVLINEKGKSWTLALKQKLSGPTYIRRGWRSFCIANGLKTGGVYTFKLIKRGRAPVLRLSSTESELEERNIEKIQRNKAESSSLNPSCFVANISRATLRYDTLGLPMKFSRENGLEARCGEIVLMNEKGRSWKLNLKRKRSCGTMYITQGWRSFCSANGLRAGSSSTFKLIKRGGTLALRLSSKETEEEEEDCSLKANEVESLSTEPESDEEGSQDEKQIKKHRSTWKASSSQSQNRFVTLTFRPFNLEKYLLFLPLRFTRWHGINEETKMRLLDKNGVKWSTDLRSGKTNIDKIRLVGGWQEFFKANCVKPGESIIVKLIWDGDKSCILKFCSKVKHETE, encoded by the exons ATGGTGAACAAACGTTTCTTCAAGCCTCTTCTTCCTGGCTTCCACAGCCACTTG ACAATTCCTGTAGCCTTCTTCGTCAAGTATATAGAAGGAAAAAACGAGCACCATACGACGAAGCTAAGATCAGACGCGTCAAAGATAACCTGGGAAGTGAAAATAGAAGATGGCCAGAAACTCACTGACGGTTGGAAAGAGTTCGCTCTTGCACACGATCTTCGTATCGGCGACATTCTCATTTTCAAGCAAGAGAAAGACATGGCTTTCCACGTAACACTCTTGGGACCCAGTGGCTGTGAGATTCAATATGAGTCGTgttcagaagaagagaacaactTCG ggaatattccaaagaagaagaattcaAAAAGAGAAGCAGAGTCTTCTTCACTAGATCCTTCTTGTTTCTTGGCTAATATCTGGCCTTCGTCCTTACGCTATGACTCATTG AACCTTCCAAGGAGTTTTGTGAGGGCAAATGGTCTAGAGACAAGATGTGGAAGAGAGATCGTTCTGATCAATGAAAAGGGTAAATCATGGACTTTGGCTTTAAAACAAAAGCTATCTGGACCTACTTACATCAGACGAGGGTGGAGAAGTTTCTGTATTGCCAATGGTCTTAAAACTGGAGGCGTCTACACTTTCAAACTAATCAAGAGAGGGAGAGCTCCGGTTCTTCGTTTGTCCTCCACAGAGTCAGAGTTAGAAGAGAGAAACATCG agaagATTCAGAGGAACAAAGCAGAGTCTTCCTCACTAAATCCCTCTTGTTTTGTGGCTAATATCTCGCGTGCAACCCTACGTTATGACACACTg GGTCTTCCAATGAAATTTTCAAGGGAAAATGGTCTAGAGGCAAGATGTGGAGAGATTGTTCTAATGAATGAAAAGGGTAGATCGTGGAAGCTAAATCTGAAACGAAAGAGATCATGCGGAACTATGTATATCACACAAGGGTGGAGGAGTTTCTGTAGTGCAAATGGACTTAGAGCTGGAAGTTCTTCCACTTTCAAACTGATCAAAAGAGGAGGAACTCTGGCTCTACGTTTGTCATCTAAAgagactgaagaagaagaagaagattgctCATTAAAAGCTAATGAAGTGGAGTCTCTTTCCACAGAACCAGAAAGCGATGAAGAGGGGAGCCAAGATGAGAAACAAATCAAGAAGCATAGATCGACATGGAAAGCTTCATCTTCACAATCCCAAAACCGATTTGTGACACTTACTTTTAGACCTTTCAATCTTGAAAAGTATTTACTG TTTCTTCCTTTACGCTTCACCAGGTGGCACGGCATCAATGAAGAAACTAAAATGAGACTGTTGGACAAAAACGGTGTCAAGTGGTCTACGGATCTGCGGTCTGGGAAAACTAATATTGATAAAATAAGATTGGTAGGAGGTTGGCAAGAATTCTTCAAAGCTAACTGTGTGAAGCCAGGTGAATCTATCATTGTGAAGCTGATATGGGATGGAGACAAAAGTTGTATCCTCAAGTTCTGCTCTAAGGTAAAGCATGAGACCGAATGA